In Fusobacterium hwasookii, a single window of DNA contains:
- a CDS encoding type II secretion system protein yields the protein MKNRGFSLIEIVVAVAIMGILSGIVGLQLRSYIAKSKDTKAVATLNTLRVAAQLYQVENEEALIDTASLTTYNEQKVKDALKKLEPYLDNNAKAIIEKPEIAIGGSKATQNGDIKYGGKVRITFKDPNGNSSDGYYMWLEPEGTTGGFDIKGNKWIEF from the coding sequence ATGAAAAATCGTGGTTTTTCTTTAATTGAAATTGTTGTAGCAGTGGCAATAATGGGTATATTATCTGGAATAGTGGGGTTACAGTTAAGGAGCTATATTGCAAAGTCAAAAGATACTAAAGCAGTTGCGACACTTAATACTTTACGTGTGGCTGCACAGCTTTATCAAGTAGAAAATGAGGAAGCTTTAATTGATACAGCTAGTTTAACAACTTACAACGAACAAAAAGTAAAAGATGCTTTAAAAAAATTGGAGCCTTATCTTGATAATAATGCAAAAGCAATTATAGAAAAACCTGAAATAGCAATAGGTGGTTCAAAAGCTACTCAAAATGGAGATATAAAATATGGAGGAAAAGTAAGAATTACTTTTAAAGATCCAAATGGTAATAGTAGTGATGGCTATTATATGTGGTTAGAGCCAGAGGGAACAACAGGAGGATTTGATATAAAGGGAAATAAATGGATAGAATTTTAA
- a CDS encoding Mrp/NBP35 family ATP-binding protein, which yields MIPKDAPKVSEDKNIKNVIAVMSGKGGVGKSTVTTLLAKELRKKGYSVGVLDADITGPSIPRLMNVSNQKMITDGKNMYPVVTEDGIEIVSINLMIDENEPVVWRGPVIAGAVMQFWNEVVWSDLDYLLIDMPPGTGDVPLTVMKSFNIKGLIMVSVPQDMVSMIVTKAIKMARKMGKNSIGLIENMSYITCDCCDNKIYLTDENDTQTFLKENDVELLGELPMTKQIAKLTKGESKYPEETFSKIADRVIEKVKEL from the coding sequence ATGATACCAAAAGATGCACCTAAGGTGAGTGAAGATAAAAATATAAAAAATGTTATTGCAGTAATGAGTGGAAAAGGTGGAGTAGGAAAATCTACTGTAACTACTTTACTTGCAAAAGAGTTAAGAAAAAAAGGATATTCAGTTGGAGTTTTAGATGCAGATATAACTGGACCTAGTATTCCAAGACTTATGAATGTTAGTAATCAGAAAATGATAACTGATGGAAAAAATATGTATCCAGTTGTTACAGAAGATGGAATAGAAATTGTTTCAATAAATCTTATGATAGATGAAAATGAGCCTGTTGTATGGCGTGGACCAGTTATTGCAGGAGCTGTTATGCAATTTTGGAATGAAGTTGTTTGGAGTGATTTAGACTATCTTTTAATAGATATGCCACCTGGAACAGGAGATGTTCCTTTAACAGTTATGAAAAGTTTTAACATTAAAGGTTTAATTATGGTTTCAGTTCCACAAGATATGGTTTCTATGATAGTTACAAAAGCTATTAAAATGGCAAGAAAAATGGGTAAAAATAGTATAGGTTTAATTGAAAATATGAGCTACATCACTTGTGATTGTTGTGATAATAAAATCTATTTAACAGATGAGAATGACACTCAAACTTTCTTAAAAGAAAATGATGTTGAGCTTTTAGGAGAACTTCCTATGACTAAACAAATTGCAAAATTGACTAAGGGAGAAAGTAAATACCCAGAAGAAACATTCTCTAAGATAGCAGATAGAGTTATAGAAAAGGTTAAAGAATTATAA
- a CDS encoding DMT family transporter produces MKRDANFGMLSTFVGGTLWGINGVMGSFLFLYKNITTNWLIPYRLVFAGLLLLGYLYYKQGSKIFDILKNPKDLLQILLFGFIGMLGTQYTYFSAIQYSNAAIATVLTYFGPTLVLIFMCLKERRKPLKYEIVSILLSSFGVFLLATHGDVTNLQISFKALVWGLLSALSVVIYTVQPEKLLKKYGPSIVVAWGMIIGGILITFVTKPWNIDVIFDFTAFFVFLLIVFFGTIVAFILYLTGVNIIGPTKASIIACIEPVAATICAILFLGVSFGFLDLIGFICIISTIFIVAYFDKKVKKK; encoded by the coding sequence ATGAAAAGAGATGCTAATTTTGGAATGTTAAGTACCTTTGTTGGAGGTACACTTTGGGGAATTAATGGTGTAATGGGAAGCTTTTTGTTCCTTTATAAAAATATCACTACTAATTGGCTTATACCATATAGATTAGTATTTGCAGGTTTGTTATTACTAGGCTATCTATATTATAAACAAGGTTCTAAAATTTTTGATATTTTAAAAAATCCTAAGGATTTATTGCAAATTCTTTTATTTGGTTTTATTGGAATGTTAGGTACACAATACACTTATTTTTCTGCTATCCAGTATTCAAATGCTGCAATAGCGACAGTGCTTACATATTTTGGGCCAACCTTAGTTTTGATTTTTATGTGTTTAAAGGAAAGAAGAAAACCTTTAAAGTATGAGATAGTTTCAATTTTACTTTCAAGTTTTGGGGTTTTTCTTTTGGCAACACATGGAGATGTAACAAATTTACAAATATCTTTTAAAGCTCTTGTTTGGGGACTATTATCAGCACTATCTGTTGTTATTTATACTGTACAACCTGAGAAACTTTTAAAAAAATATGGACCTTCAATAGTAGTTGCTTGGGGTATGATAATTGGTGGAATACTTATTACATTTGTAACAAAACCTTGGAATATAGATGTTATTTTTGATTTTACAGCTTTCTTTGTATTTTTATTAATAGTATTTTTTGGAACAATTGTTGCATTTATTCTTTATTTAACAGGAGTTAATATCATAGGACCTACAAAAGCAAGCATAATTGCTTGTATTGAGCCAGTAGCTGCAACTATTTGTGCAATATTATTTTTAGGTGTATCTTTTGGTTTCTTAGATCTAATAGGTTTTATATGTATAATATCAACAATTTTTATAGTTGCTTATTTTGATAAAAAAGTTAAGAAAAAATAA
- a CDS encoding NAD(P)H-dependent oxidoreductase → MKKVLIISGHPDLENSTANKTIIENLTKKMPEITIHRLDKAIKNDNFDIEKEQEQLLQYDTYIFVSPIHWFYCSSLMKKWIDNVFTESFFRDGKIKGKNIVFSFTTGAPAEIYSHDGLLKHTVEELTLAISSIALYTGMNKLGYVVSNDMNFCTKEHGNERLQEVLKKAEKHADKIIELVK, encoded by the coding sequence ATGAAAAAAGTATTAATAATATCAGGACATCCAGATTTAGAAAATTCAACAGCAAATAAGACTATAATAGAAAATTTAACAAAGAAAATGCCAGAAATAACAATTCATAGATTAGATAAGGCTATTAAAAATGATAATTTTGATATAGAGAAAGAACAAGAACAACTTTTACAATATGATACATATATCTTTGTATCCCCAATTCATTGGTTTTATTGCTCAAGTTTAATGAAAAAATGGATTGATAATGTTTTTACTGAAAGTTTTTTTCGGGATGGAAAAATTAAAGGTAAAAATATAGTTTTCTCATTTACAACAGGAGCACCTGCTGAAATATATTCACATGATGGTTTATTAAAACATACAGTGGAAGAACTTACTTTAGCTATTAGCAGTATTGCATTGTATACTGGTATGAATAAACTAGGTTATGTTGTTAGTAATGATATGAATTTTTGTACAAAAGAGCATGGTAATGAAAGATTACAAGAAGTGTTAAAAAAAGCTGAGAAACATGCAGATAAAATAATTGAATTAGTTAAGTAA
- a CDS encoding GNAT family N-acetyltransferase, which yields MVREAVKEDLDELLNLYLFLHEKNIPKKSEYLENTWKTIIEDINYHIVVKEINGKIVSSCVCVIVPNLTRNIRPYALIENVVTNEGYRGKGYATECLNYVKEIAIKNNCYKMMLLTGTKNENTLAFYKSAGYNSDDKIAFIQWLE from the coding sequence ATGGTAAGGGAAGCAGTTAAAGAAGACTTAGATGAATTATTGAATTTATATTTATTTCTACATGAAAAAAATATTCCAAAAAAATCAGAATATTTAGAAAATACTTGGAAAACAATTATTGAAGATATAAACTATCATATAGTTGTTAAAGAGATAAATGGAAAGATAGTTTCATCTTGTGTTTGCGTTATTGTTCCAAATTTGACAAGAAATATACGACCATATGCCCTTATTGAAAATGTAGTCACAAATGAAGGATATCGTGGAAAAGGATATGCAACAGAATGTCTTAATTATGTCAAAGAGATAGCAATTAAAAATAATTGTTATAAGATGATGCTTTTAACAGGGACAAAAAATGAAAATACATTAGCTTTCTATAAAAGTGCTGGTTACAATAGTGATGATAAAATAGCATTTATACAATGGCTTGAGTAA
- a CDS encoding YbaN family protein, with protein MENLKKKIYIFVGFLAVILGIIGVILPGIPTVPFLLVALFCFERSSKKYHDMILNNKYFGKALSDYYEGRGLTTSVKIKAVLFLSCGMGFSVYRLHNVYLRIMLVIIWIGVALHIILLKTKPKEK; from the coding sequence ATGGAAAACTTAAAGAAAAAAATTTATATATTTGTTGGGTTTTTAGCAGTTATATTAGGGATAATAGGTGTCATTCTTCCAGGTATACCAACTGTTCCATTTTTACTTGTAGCTCTTTTTTGTTTTGAAAGATCATCTAAAAAATATCATGATATGATACTTAATAATAAGTATTTTGGAAAAGCTTTAAGCGATTATTATGAAGGTAGGGGATTAACTACTTCTGTAAAAATAAAAGCAGTACTATTTTTAAGTTGTGGTATGGGATTTTCAGTATATAGATTACATAATGTGTATCTAAGAATAATGTTAGTTATTATTTGGATAGGGGTTGCCCTGCATATTATATTATTAAAAACTAAACCTAAGGAAAAATAA
- a CDS encoding S8 family peptidase, whose product MRVRLTKEDKNSNYKVSLSDISKEKDFIKILEDYNIQYKKTEYFKDFFMYKLIDINSKFIMVLQEKASNYIKYIEPISIYSLPIQIDDIEGEVPVIYPKENKNYVTLGVIDNGIAHIKYLDPWIKRVYTRFLKKDTSTTHGTFVSGIALYGDKLENREMVKNEGFYLLDATVLSATTIEEDDLLQNIALAIKENHKKVKIWNLSLSVKLAIEEDTFSDFGVVLDHLQKTYGVLIFKSGGNGGNFMKKLPKGKLYHGSDSLLSIVVGAINDERYASNYSRVGLGPKGTIKPDVASYGGELSLGDDGKMVMDGVKSFSRNGNIASSSGTSFATARISSLATIIYQNICEDFKDFSDFNPTFLKALIIHSAKNTDRNLSMEEIGYGVPATSTKILSYFKNENIKIFNGVMEKSKDIDLDASFFKFKKDMKVKITLVYDTEFDYLQKGEYIKSDIKIKDISETGRNLTRKFEGTLARNKKLELYSDNDIKKNYTLIVEKLN is encoded by the coding sequence ATGAGAGTAAGACTAACAAAAGAAGATAAAAATTCAAATTATAAAGTAAGTTTATCAGATATTTCAAAAGAAAAAGATTTTATAAAAATTTTAGAAGATTACAATATTCAATATAAAAAAACAGAATATTTTAAAGATTTTTTTATGTATAAATTAATAGATATTAATAGTAAATTTATTATGGTATTGCAAGAAAAGGCTTCAAATTATATCAAATATATTGAGCCTATTTCTATATACTCATTACCTATACAAATTGATGATATTGAGGGAGAAGTTCCTGTCATTTATCCAAAGGAAAATAAAAACTATGTAACTTTAGGAGTTATAGATAATGGAATTGCTCATATAAAATACTTAGACCCTTGGATAAAAAGAGTTTATACAAGATTTTTAAAGAAAGATACAAGCACAACACATGGAACATTTGTTTCAGGAATAGCTTTATATGGAGATAAATTAGAAAATAGAGAGATGGTAAAAAATGAAGGTTTCTATCTTTTAGATGCAACTGTTTTATCAGCTACAACAATAGAAGAAGATGACTTATTACAAAATATAGCCTTAGCAATAAAAGAAAATCATAAAAAAGTTAAAATTTGGAATTTATCTTTAAGTGTAAAGTTAGCAATAGAAGAAGATACTTTTTCAGATTTTGGAGTAGTTTTAGACCATTTACAAAAGACTTATGGAGTTCTTATCTTTAAGTCTGGTGGAAATGGTGGAAATTTTATGAAAAAATTGCCAAAAGGAAAACTTTATCATGGTTCAGACTCTTTACTTTCAATAGTTGTTGGGGCTATAAATGATGAAAGATATGCTTCAAATTATAGTAGAGTTGGTTTAGGACCTAAGGGAACAATAAAACCTGATGTGGCTAGCTATGGTGGAGAACTGTCACTTGGAGATGATGGAAAAATGGTAATGGATGGGGTAAAATCATTTTCTAGAAATGGGAATATTGCTTCATCATCTGGAACAAGTTTTGCAACAGCAAGAATTTCATCACTTGCTACAATAATTTATCAAAATATTTGTGAGGATTTTAAAGATTTTTCAGACTTTAATCCTACTTTTTTAAAAGCATTGATTATTCATTCTGCTAAAAATACAGATAGAAATTTATCTATGGAGGAAATAGGTTATGGAGTACCTGCTACTTCAACTAAAATTTTATCATATTTTAAAAATGAAAATATTAAAATATTCAATGGAGTAATGGAAAAAAGTAAAGATATTGATTTAGATGCTTCATTCTTTAAATTTAAAAAAGATATGAAAGTAAAGATTACTTTGGTTTATGATACAGAGTTTGACTACTTACAAAAGGGTGAATATATAAAATCAGATATAAAAATTAAGGATATCTCAGAAACTGGAAGAAATTTAACAAGAAAATTTGAGGGAACATTAGCAAGAAACAAAAAATTAGAGCTATATTCTGATAATGATATAAAGAAAAATTATACTTTAATAGTGGAGAAATTGAACTAG
- a CDS encoding type II secretion system protein, which produces MNKNKAFSLVEVIVSVFILILVLIPSIKLNIQQIKTYSKIRNADSELHFFTSLNNYLKAENIVNSHLEFNSYTDFITRFNNFGNSFQNLKNKNFNLKIDIEKIEVDFSNRKEKASLIKVEYRGDKKIYKNTLLKFEE; this is translated from the coding sequence ATGAATAAAAATAAAGCTTTCTCCCTAGTGGAAGTTATAGTTTCGGTTTTTATCTTAATTTTAGTTTTAATACCAAGTATAAAATTAAATATACAACAAATAAAAACTTATTCTAAGATAAGAAATGCTGATAGTGAATTACATTTTTTTACTTCTTTAAATAATTACTTAAAGGCAGAAAATATAGTAAATTCTCACTTAGAATTTAATAGTTATACAGATTTTATAACAAGGTTTAATAATTTTGGAAATTCCTTTCAAAATCTTAAAAATAAAAATTTTAACTTAAAAATAGATATAGAAAAAATAGAAGTAGATTTTTCAAATAGAAAAGAAAAGGCAAGTTTAATTAAGGTTGAATATAGAGGGGATAAAAAAATTTATAAAAATACTCTTTTAAAATTTGAGGAATAA
- a CDS encoding GspE/PulE family protein has translation MGNSSEKIEKYFKKTINSTMNNNKNSYIEDIEELFIRENVNSNKGIFSILLEAIKFLASDIHIEALTDKIRIRYRINGILKEVAEIDKSFLSSIVSKLKILSSLDIVEKRKPQDGRFSLKYKGREIDFRTSIMPTMNGEKIVIRILDKFNYNFTLEDLYLSEENKKIFYKAINQNTGIILVNGPTGSGKSSTLYSILKYKNREEVNISTVEDPIEYQIEGINQVQCRNEIGLGFATILRALLRQDPDILMVGEIRDKETAEIAVKASLTGHLVFSTLHSNDSLGCINRLVNLGIDTYLLSLVLQMVVSQRLVRKLCPHCKKEDENYKEKLKSLNLSEEKYKDIKFYTSGGCEKCMGTGYIGRIPVFEIIYFDDILKDMLAQKKEIKQNFKTLLDDAMDKAKEGLTSLDEIMRQL, from the coding sequence ATGGGAAATAGTTCTGAAAAAATAGAGAAATATTTTAAGAAAACTATCAATAGTACTATGAACAATAATAAAAATTCATATATTGAAGATATAGAAGAGCTATTTATCCGTGAAAATGTCAATTCTAACAAAGGAATTTTCTCAATACTGTTAGAAGCTATAAAGTTTTTAGCAAGTGATATCCATATTGAAGCATTAACAGATAAAATTAGAATAAGATATAGAATTAATGGTATTTTAAAAGAGGTTGCAGAAATTGATAAATCTTTTTTGTCCTCAATAGTTTCTAAATTAAAAATTTTATCTTCTCTTGATATAGTTGAAAAAAGAAAACCCCAAGATGGCAGATTTTCATTGAAATATAAGGGAAGAGAAATTGATTTTAGGACTTCAATTATGCCAACTATGAATGGAGAGAAAATAGTAATTAGAATTTTAGATAAATTCAACTATAATTTTACCTTAGAAGATTTATATTTATCAGAAGAAAATAAAAAAATTTTCTATAAAGCTATAAATCAAAATACTGGAATTATTTTAGTAAATGGACCAACAGGTTCAGGGAAATCAAGTACACTATATAGTATTTTAAAATATAAAAATAGGGAAGAAGTTAATATTTCAACTGTTGAAGACCCTATTGAATATCAAATTGAAGGAATAAATCAAGTTCAATGCAGAAATGAAATAGGTTTAGGTTTTGCAACAATTTTAAGGGCATTGTTAAGACAAGATCCAGATATTTTAATGGTGGGAGAAATAAGAGATAAGGAAACAGCTGAGATTGCAGTTAAAGCTTCACTCACAGGACATTTAGTTTTTTCAACTCTCCACTCAAATGATAGTTTAGGTTGTATAAATAGGCTAGTAAATTTAGGAATTGATACCTATTTATTGAGTTTGGTTTTACAGATGGTAGTATCTCAAAGACTTGTTAGAAAGTTATGCCCTCATTGCAAAAAAGAAGATGAAAACTACAAAGAAAAATTAAAAAGTTTAAATCTTTCAGAAGAAAAATACAAGGATATAAAATTCTATACTTCTGGGGGTTGTGAAAAATGTATGGGAACTGGCTATATAGGAAGAATACCTGTTTTTGAAATAATATATTTTGATGATATCTTAAAAGATATGTTAGCACAGAAAAAGGAGATAAAACAAAATTTTAAAACTTTACTTGATGATGCAATGGATAAAGCAAAGGAAGGTTTAACTTCCTTAGATGAGATAATGAGGCAGCTATGA
- a CDS encoding prepilin peptidase: protein MDRILIILLYILLFLVMYIDINKKYIPNVLNFAILVLSIFISGIDRIDSFFIGASCYTLPILIFYGYISDILKKEVFGFGDIKLIISLGGLLYLGEINIFLQIYIFYLLVFSLATLYIIIYIVVSYCRNKSVKIRGVELAFAPYICLAFIIIYNFNLIGRIIEKF from the coding sequence ATGGATAGAATTTTAATAATATTACTATATATTCTATTGTTTTTAGTTATGTATATAGATATTAATAAAAAATATATTCCTAATGTTTTAAATTTTGCTATTCTAGTTCTTTCTATATTTATATCTGGAATAGACAGAATTGATAGTTTCTTTATAGGGGCATCTTGTTATACTCTGCCAATTTTAATTTTTTATGGTTACATATCTGATATTTTGAAGAAAGAAGTCTTCGGTTTTGGTGATATAAAATTGATAATTTCTTTAGGAGGACTTCTATATCTGGGAGAGATAAATATTTTTTTACAAATTTATATATTTTATCTTTTAGTTTTTTCATTGGCTACCCTTTATATTATTATCTATATAGTTGTAAGTTATTGTAGAAATAAATCAGTGAAGATTAGAGGTGTAGAGTTAGCATTTGCCCCTTATATATGTTTAGCCTTTATTATTATTTATAATTTTAATTTAATAGGAAGAATAATTGAGAAATTTTAA